Proteins found in one Gardnerella vaginalis ATCC 14018 = JCM 11026 genomic segment:
- the sepH gene encoding septation protein SepH has protein sequence MLENPPKEASFDHVDNNGDLIFIFENTPLKIHVDDTLERAIAESKKLTNVGGDNQNTVNSISKSDDSPAATTATLPISQIQALIRAGVDPEHVAKRYNVSESQVKRFSSGVETEKQYAIEQFLTVPAPKQSNMRTISDLIERTLAKAHIGMETVKWRATRRGLEPWLITAEFNTATRTIKAEWTWNMHDNSITCANPSSRLLLGEEVMNNDSSSKKSQFGGAYRDTVSINFPFANDELPGNSIRSARIERAVSQWESRNSVNLANVAIQTEAAQKEQNSNNTNNSLDGYTENPILSDLVSNSTPSNNPDNTEQSSANVKNIEAAETAANIANSSSNSGIYKSKENSENEDSSENASANISQDNSSENAVVDSSNSASAKSKYANSKSNTFGSDSEDAHVQADKTVAIETPKTEPKQHMNEHTRAKKSTRAAVPSWDEILFGEA, from the coding sequence ATGCTTGAAAATCCGCCAAAAGAGGCGAGTTTCGATCATGTGGATAATAATGGCGATTTAATTTTTATTTTTGAAAACACGCCGTTAAAAATTCATGTTGACGACACGCTGGAGCGCGCGATTGCCGAATCAAAAAAACTAACAAATGTTGGTGGCGATAATCAAAACACAGTTAATTCTATTAGTAAATCTGATGATTCGCCAGCTGCTACCACGGCAACACTACCTATATCTCAGATACAAGCACTGATACGTGCTGGCGTCGATCCAGAACATGTTGCAAAGCGATATAACGTAAGCGAATCTCAAGTTAAAAGATTCTCTAGTGGCGTTGAAACAGAAAAACAGTATGCTATTGAGCAATTCTTAACAGTTCCAGCTCCAAAACAAAGCAATATGAGAACTATTTCAGATTTGATTGAACGAACTCTCGCAAAAGCACACATTGGAATGGAAACTGTAAAATGGCGTGCCACAAGACGCGGACTTGAACCATGGCTTATAACAGCAGAGTTCAACACTGCTACTCGAACAATAAAAGCAGAGTGGACTTGGAATATGCACGACAACTCTATTACGTGCGCAAACCCTTCATCTAGATTGTTGCTTGGCGAAGAAGTTATGAACAATGATTCTTCTTCTAAAAAATCACAGTTTGGAGGAGCTTATAGAGACACAGTAAGCATAAACTTCCCATTCGCAAATGATGAGCTTCCAGGAAATTCGATTCGTTCTGCAAGAATAGAACGTGCTGTGAGTCAGTGGGAATCAAGGAATAGCGTTAATCTTGCAAATGTTGCTATTCAAACAGAGGCTGCACAAAAAGAACAAAACAGCAACAATACTAATAATTCTTTAGATGGTTATACAGAAAATCCAATTCTAAGCGATTTGGTATCAAACTCTACTCCATCTAACAATCCAGATAATACAGAACAGTCTTCTGCAAACGTAAAAAACATAGAAGCCGCAGAAACTGCTGCAAATATTGCAAACTCTTCTTCTAATTCTGGAATCTATAAGTCTAAAGAAAATTCAGAAAATGAAGATAGTAGCGAAAATGCGAGCGCAAACATTTCACAAGATAATTCTAGTGAAAATGCGGTAGTCGATTCTTCCAATTCTGCTTCTGCAAAAAGCAAATATGCAAATTCTAAATCAAACACTTTTGGATCAGATTCTGAAGATGCGCATGTTCAAGCAGATAAAACAGTTGCTATAGAAACTCCAAAAACTGAACCAAAACAGCATATGAACGAGCATACTAGGGCTAAGAAGAGCACGAGAGCTGCTGTTCCTAGTTGGGATGAGATTCTTTTTGGAGAGGCTTAA
- a CDS encoding DUF4193 domain-containing protein, protein MAQDYDSPRSKDEDEESLEALSKGSQSSANDIDDDENAIAEDYELPGADLSNEDASVTVIPMQGDEFICSECFLVKHRSQLAQMSQDGQPVCKECAA, encoded by the coding sequence ATGGCACAGGATTATGATTCTCCTCGTAGTAAAGACGAAGACGAGGAGTCATTGGAAGCGTTGAGTAAGGGTTCACAAAGCTCTGCTAACGATATAGACGATGATGAGAATGCTATTGCAGAAGATTACGAGTTGCCAGGTGCAGATTTAAGCAATGAAGATGCGTCTGTTACAGTAATACCAATGCAGGGTGATGAATTTATTTGCTCAGAGTGTTTCCTCGTAAAGCATCGTAGTCAGCTTGCACAAATGTCTCAAGATGGTCAGCCAGTTTGTAAGGAGTGCGCAGCCTAA
- the dut gene encoding dUTP diphosphatase: protein MSYDETYTGPEQVEVLIKYLDNLNDTDSNQPAMEHISYAHAGDAGADLRTTQDVTLRPFERALVPTGVAIALPAGYVALVHPRSGLAVKQGVTVLNAPGTVDAGYRGEIKVPLINMDPNNTVQFHRGDRIAQLVIQRYVEANFIEANKLPGSDRSTKGFGSTGVQ from the coding sequence ATGTCTTATGACGAGACCTACACTGGTCCAGAACAGGTAGAAGTTCTTATCAAGTATTTGGATAATTTGAATGATACTGATAGTAATCAGCCTGCTATGGAACATATTTCTTACGCTCATGCTGGAGATGCTGGGGCGGATTTACGAACTACGCAAGATGTGACTTTGCGCCCATTTGAACGTGCTCTGGTTCCAACTGGTGTTGCTATAGCTTTGCCAGCTGGATACGTTGCTCTAGTTCATCCGCGTTCTGGTCTCGCTGTAAAACAAGGTGTTACAGTTCTTAACGCGCCAGGAACCGTTGATGCTGGGTATCGCGGTGAAATTAAGGTTCCGTTGATAAATATGGATCCGAACAATACTGTGCAGTTCCATCGTGGAGATCGTATAGCTCAACTAGTTATCCAGCGTTATGTTGAAGCTAATTTTATTGAAGCAAATAAGCTTCCAGGATCAGATAGATCTACAAAAGGATTTGGATCTACTGGAGTGCAATAA